Proteins co-encoded in one Aspergillus flavus chromosome 2, complete sequence genomic window:
- a CDS encoding Sodium:solute symporter family-domain-containing protein, protein MTELTARGGNDSVQPPLSQAVGYVIVVVIGLIIAFVMMLITKVLKKTTGEDNKKTEMFMTANRTVRTGLTASAVISSWLWTTAMLGSSFVGYDYGVAGPFWFAAGCSPMIVFFALIGISCKRKIPEAHTSLEVVRIRYGRTAHIVFMTLCLVNNIFACANMLLGAAAVISAVTGMHIIAATFLLPVGVTVYTFVGGIKATFLTDYFHTAIILIIACYFSIKAFTIDEVGSIGKLYDLVQAAAQRHPVSGNHDGTYLTMTSKGAMLFGILHICSNFGLVIMDTSYFIKAFSAAPSSVVPGYTIGGIAYFAIPWALGTIMSSVAIGLENQPSFPTYPRRMTTSEVSGGLVLPYAAMTIAGKGGAAAILLITFMAVTSTLSAQVIAVSSILSFDVYREYFNRNASDRDIIRSSHFGVIFFAAFSAGFSTMLHYVGIDLGWTLYMLGVVTCPGIFPMAFTILWRRQSTAAAILSPVLGMATGIGVWLGTAQHFYGSVSVSATGQILPCVYGTVASAFSPILYSVVITLVRPQNYDWNDFKKEKLALERLESDLTTVHSHGKANRQENGLEEGARHISAFDPQELKRWGRIAAFWSIATFLGHWVIWPLPMYGSKYVFGKGFFSAWVVVAIIWLWVTMLVAIFYPIFDGGIQQITQVYRGLCVGNVRKEAVGNESSSSPSISDTGEEVKRDDRT, encoded by the exons ATGACAGAGCTGACAGCCAGAGGTGGCAATGACTCTGTCCAACCACCATTGTCGCAGGCGGTTGGATATGTAATCGTAGTGGTCATTGGCCTGATCATCGCTTTTG TGATGATGCTTATCACAAAGGTTCTCAAGAAGACAACGGGAGAGGACAATAAGAAGACGGAAAT GTTCATGACGGCAAATCGAACTGTTCGAACGGGCTTAACAGCATCAGCCGTGATATCC TCATGGCTTTGGACAACAGCCATGCTGGGCTCGTCATTTGTCGGATATGACTATGGCGTAGCGGGCCCATTCTGGTTTGCTGCCGGATGCAGTCCAATGATTGTATTTTTTGCCCTCATCGGAATATCCTGCAAGCGCAAGATTCCAGAGGCACACACTTCACTTGAAGTGGTTAGAATCCGATATG GTCGGACTGCACATATTGTCTTCATGACACTCTGCTTGGTTAACAATATCTTCGCTTGTGCTAACATGCTTCTCGGAGCGGCTGCTGTCATATCTGCTGT AACAGGTATGCACATTATCGCTGCCACATTTCTCCTACCAGTTGGTGTGACCGTCTATACCTTTGTTGGTGGAATTAAGGCGAC ATTCCTCACTGACTACTTCCACACCGCGATCATCCTTATCATTGCGTGCTACTTCTCTATCAAAGCATTCACAATTGACGAAGTCGGTTCCATCGGCAAGTTATACGACCTGGTTCAAGCTGCCGCGCAAAGACATCCAGTTTCAGGAAACCATGATGGGACATACTTGACCATGACATCTAAAGGG GCGATGCTCTTTGGGATCCTGCACATTTGCTCGAACTTTGGTCTGGTAATT ATGGATACAAGCTATTTCATCAAAGCATTTTCCGCCGCTCCGTCCTCGGTAGTTCCGGGCTACACAATCGGAGGCATTGCATATTTCGCCATCCCATGGGCCCTAGGAACCATCATGAGCTCCGTAGCCATCGGACTAGAAAACCAACCATCCTTCCCCACATATCCCAGA AGAATGACCACAAGCGAAGTCAGCGGAGGGCTCGTCCTACCATATGCCGCAATGACAATCGCAGGCAAAGGCGGAGCAGCTGCGATTCTCCTAATTACATTCATGGCCGTCACATCAACACTTTCAGCACAGGTAATTGCAGTCAGCTCCATTCTCAGTTTCGATGTATATCGCGAATATTTCAATCGAAATGCATCCGATCGCGACATAATCCGGTCAAGTCACTTTGGTGTGATCTTTTTCGCTGCGTTCTCCGCCGGATTCAGTACTATGCTCCATTATGTGGGGATTGACCTTGGGTGGACTTTATATATGCTCG GCGTCGTAACATGCCCCGGTATCTTCCCAATGGCATTCACCATCCTCTGGCGCCGCCAAAGCACCGCAGCTGCTATTCTCTCCCCCGTCCTAGGTATGGCAACCGGAATCGGTGTCTGGCTCGGAACAGCCCAGCATTTCTACGGCTCTGTTTCTGTTTCCGCGACGGGTCAGATATTACCATGTGTGTACGGAACCGTCGCATCTGCATTCTCGCCCATTCTATACTCCGTCGTTATCACGCTAGTCCGTCCACAGAACTACGACTGGAATGActtcaagaaggagaaactTGCCCTAGAACGACTAGAGAGTGATCTAACAACCGTGCACAGCCATGGGAAAGCCAACCGACAGGAGAACGGATTGGAAGAAGGTGCCCGACATATCTCTGCTTTTGATCCCCAGGAACTGAAACGATGGGGTCGTATTGCGGCATTTTGGTCTATTGCGACGTTCCTTGGTCATTGGGTGATTTGGCCGTTGCCGATGTATGGGTCGAAGTATGTTTTTGGGAAAGGG TTCTTTTCGGCGTGGGTTGTTGTCGCTATTATATGGCTTTGGGTGACTATGCTTGTGGCTATTTTTTATCCTATTTTTGATGGGGGTATTCAGCAGATTACACAGGTTTATCGAGGGTTGTGTGTGGGTAACGTGAGGAAGGAAGCTGTCGGAAATGAGAGCTCGTCGTCTCCTTCGATAAGTGATACGGGTGAGGAGGTGAAGCGAGATGACCGGACCTAG
- a CDS encoding Alpha/beta hydrolase fold-1 produces the protein MDTPKPTVLVISGAWHTPKSYTKLANALKKEGYEVHVPRLPSMNGANPPNADLTTDTDLIRSYVESLASAGRTIVVIMHSYGGQVGTNALHNLGRNERKNQGLVGGISHLIYMCASLFTEGACILDIAREFGTADQIANASDILGMFPKEELKKLMAGPGVDDADAEELVSSLTRWNGDAMFQPLERCAWREIPSTYIHTTNDLAVSLEFQRVMVEKARAEGGVFQTVELEAGHGVHLSMTAEVVKIVDGVVARGV, from the coding sequence ATGGACACCCCCAAGCCAACAGTTCTCGTAATCTCCGGAGCATGGCACACCCCAAAGTCCTACACCAAACTCGCCAATGCCCTCAAAAAAGAGGGCTACGAAGTCCACGTCCCTCGCCTCCCCAGCATGAACGGCGCAAACCCACCCAACGCAGATCTAACAACCGACACAGACCTAATCCGCAGCTACGTCGAAAGCCTCGCCTCCGCCGGTCGCACAATAGTAGTAATTATGCACTCCTACGGCGGCCAAGTCGGAACTAACGCCCTCCACAATCTTGGTCGAAACGAACGTAAGAATCAAGGACTGGTCGGCGGAATCAGCCATCTGATCTACATGTGCGCTTCTCTTTTCACAGAAGGGGCCTGTATATTAGATATAGCCAGGGAATTTGGTACCGCGGATCAGATTGCTAATGCATCTGATATTCTGGGTATGTTTCCGAAGGAAGAGTTGAAAAAGCTCATGGCTGGGCCTGGGGTGGATGATGCGGATGCTGAGGAGCTGGTTTCGTCGTTGACGAGGTGGAATGGGGATGCCATGTTTCAGCCTTTGGAGAGGTGTGCTTGGAGGGAGATTCCGTCGACCTATATTCATACGACTAATGATCTTGCTGTGTCGTTGGAGTTTCAGAGGGTTATGGTTGAGAAGGCTAGGGCTGAGGGTGGGGTTTTTCAGACGGTGGAGTTGGAGGCTGGTCATGGTGTTCATTTGAGTATGACTGCGGAGGTGGTTAAGATTGTTGACGGCGTAGTGGCGAGAGGAGTCTAG
- a CDS encoding permease of the major facilitator superfamily, with protein sequence MMDAEKSAVVETSSVSAKSPDSYLSGWQLAAVIFSLFLGVFVVSLDTSIIGVVIPSISSHFHALDDAAWYGSAYLLTITAFQPLMGSMYKFFKVELVFQICLVVFEVGSILCAAATNSAMFIVGRAIAGTGAAGILQGALSIIAITVVLEKRPLYQGIVISVFVISVCVGPVLGGAFTTHGIWRWCFWINVPIGGVTLILLLFVLRIRNAANDNRSLPLKVKLQHMDPIGCVVFIGAVCCLLLALQWGGQTKPWHSATIIGLFVGFGLLSILFVGIQVWRKERALIPLRVLRQRSIWTSGGVLFCLGSATYAVTYYMPYYFQAVQGADAVHSGVDLIAVFIPQMLAVIVTSALVTQWGYYAPYMIVGELICIAGTVLLTRLKVESSTVYWAAALVVHGLGMGLAMQLPYTAVNVVLHEDDVPTGNAIAVFVWQLGGALSIAISQTISLNNILREVPRQIPELSPERVMSWGASNLEALAPTADALIELRSIWCTSVSHVMIFALACICASVLFTAGMEWLNAKKVANQRREAGGGGGQTGVGLV encoded by the exons ATGATGGACGCAGAGAAATCAGCTGTTGTGGAAACATCGTCAGTGTCGGCAAAGTCGCCAGATAGCTATCTCTCCGGCTGGCAGCTTGCCGCTGTCATTTTCTCGCTCTTTCTTGGGGTGTTTGTCGTCTCCTTGGATACGAGCATCATCGGAGTGGTTATTCCGTCCATCTCGTCTCATTTCCACGCCCTGGACGATGCTGCCTGGTATGGCAGTGCATATCTACTCACTATTACGGCCTTTCAGCCACTCATGGGAAGCATGTACAAGTTCTTCAAAGTGGAGCTCGTCTTCCAAATTTGCCTTGTGGTGTTTGAAG TGGGCTCAATCCTGTGCGCTGCGGCCACAAACTCGGCCATGTTCATCGTCGGTCGCGCTATTGCTGGCACTGGGGCAGCTGGTATTCTCCAAGGTGCCCTGAGCATTATCGCGATAACGGTTGTCTTGGAAAAGCGACCGCTCTATCAGGGCATCGTGATCAGCGTCTTTGTAATTTCCGTCTGTGTTGGCCCTGTATTGGGTGGCGCCTTTACCACCCACGGTATCTGGCGTTGGTGTTTCTGGAT TAATGTTCCCATCGGCGGTGTGACACTGATTTTGCTTTTATTCGTCCTCCGAATTCGTAATGCCGCGAATGACAACCGATCTCTGCCACTAAAGGTGAAGTTGCAACATATGGATCCTATCGGCTGCGTAGTCTTCATCGGCGCGGTCTGCTGTCTCCTTTTGGCACTTCAATGGGGAGGACAGACGAAGCCTTGGCACTCTGCCACCATCATAGGGCTCTTTGTCGGGTTTGGCCTACTGTCAATACTTTTCGTCGGAATTCAAGTTTGGCGGAAAGAACGGGCGTTAATTCCACTACGTGTCCTCCGTCAGCGGTCGATATGGACGAGCGGAGGGGTGCTCTTTTGCCTAGGCTCGGCCACCTACGCT GTCACGTACTACATGCCGTATTACTTCCAAGCCGTGCAGGGTGCGGATGCTGTCCACAGTGGAGTAGACCTCATCGCGGTGTTTATACCTCAGATGCTCGCCGTAATTGTGACCTCTGCCCTTGTCACTCAATGGGGGTATTAT GCTCCGTACATGATCGTCGGCGAGCTGATCTGCATTGCTGGAACTGTGTTGCTCACCAGGCTCAAGGTTGAGTCGTCCACTGTATATTGGGCGGCCGCTTTGGTTGTTCATGGACTGGGGATGGGACTAGCAATGCAGCTGCCTTACACGGCTGTGAACGTGGTACTACA CGAGGACGACGTCCCGACCGGAAATG CTATCGCTGTGTTTGTATGGCAACTAGGAGG GGCCCTATCAATAGCCATCTCTCAAACAATTTCCCTGAACAACATTCTCCGCGAGGTACCCCGACAGATTCCCGAACTTTCCCCCGAGCGAGTGATGTCTTGGGGCGCGTCAAATCTCGAGGCACTCGCCCCCACTGCCGACGCTTTAATTGAGCTTCGCAGCATCTGGTGCACGTCCGTCTCGCATGTCATGATTTTTGCACTAGCCTGTATTTGTGCGTCTGTGCTTTTTACCGCTGGGATGGAGTGGCTTAATGCCAAGAAGGTTGCAAATCAGAGGCGGGAGGCCGGCGGAGGGGGAGGCCAGACGGGTGTTGGCCTAGTCTAg
- a CDS encoding putative set and mynd domain-containing protein translates to MQSPIATERLLATTDHLIRPDQNLSGRQQPWIHPRLIQSVDPIKGRQLRVCQPVKKGELLLVDLPYALIPVVDHPEQSDDVRCSNPACHRRVARTVERVSCPNRCSAEVVWCNSSCRDADNLRHEFECTWLKKYATSIRSKWGEYDFGMLWLIVRILASRHVEFRNTPSSDKTSGSKTGSDSKLSSFETGWNAIRSFCGSQDSWTHSQVRHWTMLVKKYLRNSQSLPHGLTSSEVLVLICQEEANSFGLYPRETGAFPLPELAVDRGEQFAAGVYPTAALANHSCSPNIIHKPDDQSRMVFVASKDIATGEECCISYFDLSKKVELKDRRDHLQGSFRFVCKCDRCVSEEPPEEESPEEELQWDEFPSMDAF, encoded by the exons ATGCAATCACCGATAGCCACGGAACGATTACTCGCGACAACAGATCATCTTATCAGACCGGATCAAAACCTAAGCGGTCGTCAACAGCCATGGATCCACCCTCGTTTAATCCAGAGCGTGGACCCGATCAAGGGCCGTCAGCTTCGAGTCTGTCAACCTGTGAAGAAGGGTGAATTGTTGCTGGTTGACCTGCCCTATGCACTTATTCCCGTCGTGGATCATCCGGAGCAAAGTGACGATGTTCGCTGTAGCAATCCTGCTTGTCATAGACGTGTTGCTCGGACCGTAGAGCGCGTATCTTGTCCGAACCGATGCTCGGCCGAGGTGGTCTGGTGCAATTCATCGTGTCGGGATGCCGACAACCTCCGCCATGAGTTCGAATGTACCTGGTTAAAGAAATATGCCACCTCCATACGCTCCAAATGGGGCGAGTATGATTTCGGTATGCTGTGGTTAATCGTGCGCATCCTTGCCAGTCGGCATGTGGAATTCCGGAATACGCCCTCAAGCGACAAAACTAGCGGCAGCAAAACTGGCTCAGATTCAAAACTCAGTTCTTTCGAAACAGGTTGGAACGCTATCCGCTCATTCTGCGGGTCCCAAGATTCCTGGACTCACTCCCAAGTGCGACATTGGACCATGCTAGTCAAGAAATACTTGAGAAACAGCCAATCCCTACCACATGGATTAACGTCCAGCGAAGTGCTGGTTTTAATATGTCAAGAAGAAGCCAACTCATTTGGCTTATACCCTAGGGAGACCGGGGCCTTTCCACTCCCGGAGCTTGCAGTCGATCGCGGAGAGCAGTTCGCGGCCGGAGTATACCCGACAGCAGCTCTAGCGAATCACTCTTGCTCGCCGAAT ATAATACATAAACCGGATGATCAAAGTCGGATGGTCTTTGTCGCTTCAAAGGATATAGCCACCGGCGAGGAGTGCTGTATATCGTACTTCGATCTGTCAAAGAAGGTCGAACTTAAGGATCGACGGGACCATTTGCAAGGGTCATTTCGCTTTGTTTGCAAGTGTGATAGATGTGTCTCGGAGGAACCTCCTGAGGAAGAGTCCCCCGAGGAGGAGTTGCAGTGGGATGAATTCCCATCCATGGACGCTTTTTAA
- a CDS encoding putative xenobiotic compound monooxygenase, DszA family (xenobiotic compound monooxygenase, DszA family) — protein MTVTNDPSPPNGPRKSLILNAFVEMCSGHQSPGLWRHPEDESHRFNDIDHWIELAKLLESAKFHGIFIADVLGGYDVYKGPRNLEPAIISGAQWPVNEPLAVVPAMAAATKNIGFGVTVTTTYEQPYHLARRLSTIDHLTKGRIGWNIVTGYLDSAARNLGHTQQPQHDDRYAIAEEYIKVTYKLWESSWRSDAVVLDRERGIYTDPSRVREINHVGKYFSVPGPHICQPSPQRTPVILQAGTSKSGKAFAAQHAEAIFVAGHSPVVVAKNVAEIRELAKTQFGRDPQSIKFLALICPVLGRTEEEAQEKFKYYRSLGSIDGALALFGGWTGINLDTYGDDEELRHVESNAIRSAVEGWSKATPGVDKWTKSTVGQHITVGGLGATPVGTSEQVADEMERWVREADVDGFNLAYAVKPGSFKDIIELLIPELRRRGLFWDDYAVNHGTYRENLYGKPGQSGPPDDHPAAKYRWNAGVDAEEHKIPDN, from the exons ATGACTGTGACTAATGACCCATCGCCACCAAATGGCCCGCGCAAGTCACTTATCCTCAATGCCTTCGTTGAAATGT GCAGCGGCCACCAATCGCCAGGCTTATGGCGACACCCCGAGGACGAATCCCATCGGTTCAACGATATCGACCACTGGATTGAACTAGCAAAACTCCTCGAGTCGGCTAAATTCCACGGCATCTTCATCGCAGATGTACTAG GAGGCTATGATGTATACAAAGGTCCTAGGAACCTTGAGCCGGCGATTATTTCGGGAGCCCAGTGGCCGGTCAATGAGCCTTTGGCTGTGGTGCCTGCAATGGCGGCTGCCACTAAGAATATCGGGTTCGGAGTGACGGTCACGACGACTTATGAGCAGCCGTATCATTTGGCTAGACGGCTTTCGACTATTGATCATTTGACTAAGGGGCG TATTGGCTGGAAT ATCGTCACCGGATATCTCGACTCTGCTGCCCGAAACCTCGGTCACACTCAACAGCCACAG CACGACGACCGCTACGCAATCGCCGAAGAATACATCAAAGTAACATACAAACTCTGGGAGTCATCCTGGCGATCCGACGCCGTAGTCCTCGACCGCGAACGCGGAATCTACACCGACCCATCCCGAGTCCGAGAAATCAACCACGTCGGAAAATACTTCAGCGTCCCAGGCCCACACATCTGCCAACCCAGTCCACAGCGAACACCCGTTATTCTACAAGCCGGCACCTCCAAATCAGGAAAGGCCTTCGCAGCCCAACACGCCGAAGCCATCTTTGTCGCGGGACATAGTCCCGTGGTTGTGGCGAAGAATGTGGCCGAAATCCGCGAGCTAGCGAAGACGCAGTTCGGGCGCGATCCGCAGAGTATCAAGTTTTTGGCTCTTATTTGTCCAGTCTTGGGTCGtactgaggaggaggcgcAGGAGAAATTCAAGTATTATCGCAGTCTAGGGTCGATAGATGGGGCTTTGGCGCTGTTTGGGGGGTGGACAGGGATTAATTTGGATACGTatggcgatgatgaggagcTAAGGCATGTGGAGAGTAATGCTATTCG TTCTGCTGTCGAGGGATGGTCAAAGGCCACGCCTGGCGTCGATAAGTGGACTAAGTCCACCGTTGGACAACATATTACCGTGGGCGGCTTAGGGGCAACCCCGGTTGGGACCTCCGAACAAGTAGCCGACGAGATGGAGCGATGGGTGCGGGAAGCCGATGTGGATGGGTTCAACCTT GCATACGCCGTAAAGCCCGGTTCgttcaaggatatcatcgagcTTCTGATTCCGGAACTTCGCCGTCGTGGTCTATTCTGGGACGACTATGCTGTCAACCACGGCACATATCGGGAGAACCTCTACGGGAAGCCGGGGCAAAGCGGGCCACCAGATGACCACCCGGCTGCGAAATACCGCTGGAATGCGGGTGTTGATGCAGAGGAACACAAAATTCCCGATAATTGA